The following are encoded in a window of Fulvia fulva chromosome 7, complete sequence genomic DNA:
- a CDS encoding NFX1-type zinc finger-containing protein 1, producing MKYCEVACKHSRCDLRCHEACAPRIEPCTWSCPHEGQCTLPCSAPCNRLPCDQRCTEMLPCGHQCPGLCGEACLPEHCAACGMKLEEQVDMIEFKDYGEIDLDETPVVALACGHFFTAETLDGMVALNSVYTMDTKTGKSDGLQEISSTLAPAVPKCPHCNKPIRQYATQRYNRLINSAVIDEMTKRFIATGQTELHGAEAAFLKAAQRLEETRSEFTKTFSQTNSIAARSLIMAALRSRYKQAAQVKYSVSQLQHRAAERHQPAHKLHEATVYALQKHEPIEERMARVGFEQVTISGERDHRITLGAKMLKIKIDCIITEDKLGVLSATKAECRESATSLIFPDGSLQGSTKLVLKKCREFIKDCTNRALPRLVVEASLYFARIARIWQTIGSEQRELASKYHAKAKKLLTEAKVLCGKGFRDADTLSVAVDKSLKLLRREWYEEVSSAELEAIKKAMVGRLGGIATHSGH from the exons ATGAAGTATTGCGAG GTGGCATGTAAACACTCTCGATGCGATCTGAGATGCCACGAAGCATGTGCACCACGTATCGAGCCATGTACATGGTCTTGTCCGCACGAAGGACAATGCACACTGCCATGCTCAGCACCCTGTAACCGTTTACCATGCGATCAACGCTGCACCGAGATGCTTCCTTGCGGCCACCAGTGCCCTGGACTTTGTGGAGAGGCGTGTCTTCCAGAACATTGCGCAGCATGTGGGATGAAGCTAGAGGAGCAAGTTGACATGATCGAGTTCAAGGATTATGGAGAGATCGACCTAGATGAGACTCCGGTGGTTGCTCTCGCTTGTGGTCATTTCTTCACTGCCGAGACACTAGATG GCATGGTCGCACTGAACAGTGTCTACACGATGGACACTAAGACTGGTAAGTCCGATGGTCTACAAGAGATATCTTCAACACTGGCTCCCGCTGTCCCGAAATGTCCGCATTGCAACAAACCGATTCGGCAATACGCAACTCAGAGGTACAACCGATTGATCAATAGCGCCGTCATTGACGAAATGACAAAGCGTTTCATCGCGACAGGACAGACTGAGTTGCACGGAGCGGAAGCAGCATTCTTGAAAGCCGCACAGAGACTGGAGGAAACTCGCTCCGAGTTCACCAAAACCTTTTCCCAAACGAATTCGATTGCGGCCCGCTCACTCATCATGGCAGCACTCCGATCGCGATACAAACAGGCGGCTCAAGTCAAGTACTCCGTGTCGCAACTTCAGCACCGAGCAGCGGAGCGTCATCAACCTGCGCACAAATTACATGAAGCCACAGTATATGCCCTGCAAAAGCATGAGCCCATCGAAGAAAGGATGGCGCGTGTCGGATTCGAGCAAGTCACGATCAGCGGCGAGCGCGATCATCGCATCACGTTGGGGGCAAAGATGTTGAAGATCAAAATCGACTGCATCATCACGGAAGACAAGCTAGGTGTCTTGTCTGCGACCAAAGCAGAGTGCAGAGAGTCAGCGACTTCTTTGATCTTCCCAGATGGCTCTCTCCAAGGCTCCACTAAGCTTGTTCTCAAAAAATGCCGGGAGTTCATTAAGGACTGTACCAATAGGGCTTTGCCTAGACTTGTGGTCGAGGCTTCTCTCTACTTTGCGCGAATCGCTCGTATCTGGCAGACGATCGGATCCGAGCAACGCGAGCTTGCCTCCAAGTACCACGCAAAGGCAAAGAAGCTACTCACAGAGGCTAAGGTCTTGTGTGGAAAAGGCTTTCGTGATGCAGACACGTTGTCTGTAGCTGTCGATAAAAGCCTTAAGCTGTTACGAAGAGAGTGGTACGAGGAAGTCTCAAGCGCAGAGCTAGAGGCGATTAAGAAGGCGATGGTCGGTAGACTAGGAGGTATCGCGACGCATTCAGGACACTAG
- a CDS encoding Ecp54-1 encodes MHSALLISLALAFTGTQATLKPCVNNAVGGIDPSDIPSDCQPCKSSPDIQAAECAWNTRCHSKDGTQTFAIFYRDTSKQNRLNVPLGLCVAYSDACNFQPTVDDLSDDSRDLQTFFWYEQSGGEDGQGTDCMRDFKSGQCKCENSDGSSIVGGVPFVDCF; translated from the exons ATGCACTCAGCCCTCCTCATCAGCCTCGCCCTCGCCTTCACCGGCACCCAAGCCACCCTAAAACCCTGCGTCAACAACGCCGTCGGCGGCATAGACCCCTCCGACATCCCCTCAGACTG CCAACCCTGCAAATCCTCCCCCGACATCCAAGCCGCCGAGTGCGCCTGGAACACGCGCTGCCACTCCAAAGACGGGACCCAGACATTCGCAATCTTCTACCGCGATACGTCGAAGCAGAACCGTCTCAATGTGCCTCTAGGGCTCTGCGTGGCGTACTCTGATGCTTGTAATTTTCAGCCTACGGTCGATGATTTGTCGGATGATTCGAGGGATTTGCAGACGTTTTTCTGGTATGAGCAGAGTGGAGGGGAGGATGGACAGGGGACGGATTGTATGAGGGATTTTAAGAGTGGGCAGTGTAAGTGTGAGAATAGTGATGGGAGTTCGATTGTGGGGGGTGTGCCGTTTGTTGATTGTTTCTGA